The segment TCTTTCACTATATGATGTTCTCTGATTTGTCCCGAAATAATAATAAACGGATTCCGTGAAAAAACAAATTAAtgtaatttaatatgtttaattttaaactaatgaaataatttttaatgttaAATAAAATTATCTTACTGTATTTTAAAAAGGAGGGGGGTTGATAAGTAAATTCATTTATATGATGATGTCTGAAAGCAAATTATTAAATACCGACCACTGCCTAGCAGTATGCGATAATATTTAAGCATGgttaatgtattatatatatcATCATTGTTCAAAGGCACATTAGCCATAAAAATAAAGTCTTGGTCTTATTTGCCCATATCCTTATCGACATTATTGGTAGGTCTAAGGAGATAAAAGCTTATACAACATGTCATTCGTTGTTGGCATCTTGAgaatttttttagattatttcAATCCTCACTGTCGGGCTTGATTTGATTTAGTTGCCAATTTTtcatgttaattttaaaatattgaattcattttcataaataaattttgtttttaaaaatatttttcaagttttatagtttttcaaaatcataaatttttataatatttttatatcaaaaatattttaataagttttaattttaaataattaaaaattaaatctttataaaataattaaataatttaatgtcACATTAACCTCTACGTCATTAATTTTTCATGTCAATTATTAATTCGATTGCCACATTGCCGCTTAACGATCTGTTATAAATTTCGATGAAAATTATATTTCAAAGATTAAATTAATGAATAACTTTCGATTAAAAactcaattaatttttatttactttagcAGGAAGAGTTTTTGTTTACATTTAAACATTCTTTTGTTTAAAACTCAGAAACAATGTTTCAACTTCTTTCATAAGCATATCTAAAAAAAGCATTTGTAGATTAGTTAATATGTtgcaaatatatatttatgttagaTACAATAATTGatgacaaaattactatttttaaaGAATAGAGACTATTTTTTCCCCATGAATTTGACATATTATCTCAACTCAATCTTTATAGTTTTTTGTCTATTTGATTTTTTTaccgttttaatttttttataacacTGTTAAATTTTGATACCTCTCATTTTACAACTGCAACACATAACAATAATGACATCATCAGctaaaaatatttaaagttaTCTAAAAAAATGTAAGtaataatttttcaaataaataaaataaaacataaacttttaaattaaaaaagcACGGAAAATCAATCTTGATTTTTCTTTCTAAAATAAAATTcttcaatttttattaaaaataaaattcaaatattttttccTTActggttttcaaaaatcaaacccTAAAACAAATTTTTAGGAAAACATTTCAAAGACAAATTAAAACCTGATTTTCGAAATCCCTTCTTAATCTCCCATTCAAATTAGTTTTCAAAGGACTAATTCAGAAATTTTCAAAGCCATAATCctcaaaattaaaacttaaaaatatattgttttTGACGATTGAATTTTAACTCGATTAGTTTGATTGAGCCTTAATCCTCAAAAGCAAAACTAAAAAGTATTAAAATAGTGAATGGAAAAATAGTTAGGTACCAAGTTAGgataaaaaaactataaatattaaattgagaGAATGTATTAAATTCAGGGCCAAATGAGTATTTaagccttttatttttatttttctaagatGGTAACTTGAAAACTgtttaaaaaattgatttaagaAAAACtgcttttaaaattattatattgaacaaaaatgcatatttgattttataataatATCAATATTCGCATGTGCTTTCGTGGAAGTAGTCGGCTACATCAGAAAAGTAAGTTGGCACGTGTGACAAATTTCTTagagaaaaagaaaactaaaagttttgattttttttaaaggaaTGTAAGAAATTACGTGTGAAAGTTTGATTAATCACCTTCTTCTAAATTTAACGTTGATTAATCTCAAATTAAAGAATTGATAATTCTAATTATATTAAGGTATAATGATTAGTTCGGTTTGGGagccaaattaaattggatagtaaaaatgtaattttgttattttaatattttacatatttataatttttaaaggattaaattaaattattatcattttagggttaaagtataattttatcattactaattttaaaattataaattataaagggcctaaattaaaattttttcattttaaagggTCCGCCTATAAGCACCTACCTCTGCCAATGGATAAGTTTAatctttaatatttatttttatcaatttaatttttatttttaactaaatttagttattaattatttttaaaaagtcaTCGCTTTCTTTTAACGGAAATAATAGTTaagatattaattttaataatattagcgTGATAACATGTGTGATAATTCATGTGTATTTTGTACTAAAATGACATTATTTATCTTACATGACACATTAATTTAAAGCTTTTACATACTAAATGCTTGGGTTAAGGGTTTCATCACGTAATTACAATTTTTGTGAGAGCTGCGTGGCAGGAATACACTTGATaggatataaataatataaaaaaatttaaaattaacatgAAATATATGTGGACTTCATGCATGATaccaagtttaaaattttaatattttagtcaataTTTTCGTTAAAAAATAACGATTACTTctttttaaatggtttattgTCAAATGCAACtgtttttaaaaaattgagagctaaaattaactcaaaaaataaaaaattgaaattgataaaattttattaaagtatAAGGGAGTTTTTTGTCATTATCCTTTTTTGACATTACAAAAAGTTGCTTAAACGAGAAGGAAACTTGGcagattaatttttatttttctggtTAAGTTGGAAAACCAGTTGtatattttgaaattgttaattaGGTTAAAATAGTGGATATTTAGTCGTTGACAAAAATATGTCATTGTCACAAGAATTATAAGttattatgaaaaaattattaGGTAGAAATTTCAGATAAGCACATTTTTGAAGTAACCAATATCATGTGAGAAAATAATTCGTATATTAACACGTTCATCATTTTAAGTATTATCTAGATTCAAGTAAGTATTAGTTGCCtccttttataattaaaaaaaattaatgtgataaaaattaatcCTTGATATCTATGGTTTTAGACAGATTCAATGAATCTTAGGAATAGCTTTAGTTTTTTTAAACTTGAGAAAAATTCTATTAAATAATTACATATTCAGATTTTCTGGAAAAGGAATTTCCTCTTCACATTTTTtacaaaagaaaggaaagaatcCTTGTCCTTTTGTTAAAATTTAGATTTAGTTTTATGCTTCAAATCTTAAGacttttttcttttgaatttaaaaatataatctagttattaatatttttacatttttttatcaAAAGTTATCAATTTTACATGTTGATTAGATTGATTtaatatgatataatatataattgataaaaaaatatgttaaattaataaatttaaaaataaatatctaattttatcaaaatatagGTACTGACAACTTATTATTATTTAAGGGAGAAGCTATTTGTATTTGAAAGCGAAATGTGGAAATGGAGAGGCAGAGAGCCGAAATTATTGACGCAAACTCTCCGAAACTATTGACGCAAATACTAAAGCCGAAACCAAAAGTCACTCATCCCTTCCAAACACTCCAACTTTGCGTATTGGGTTATACCAACTAAGAAAAGGCCCGGCCCAATACTCCCACCCGAACCATTTAGTTTGCCAATTACCATTCCAAGGTTAAAAATAATGTTCTTACCGCAGTTATAGCAGCAGAAGTATTACGACGAGCATTtcaaaaaaagttttttttttttttttttaaaatgtaatcACATGAAATACTATAATTATATGAAACATTATTCTATTACATAAATATTATACGAATCATGTAAAAacgtttttttaattatatttattataaatttttgtgttaaaAAAACAGCTGTTTTTAGAATTTTCCGTCAAAGCAGCTTTCAGGATTTTATTACAAGAGCTCCTACTTCCGTGGGCTGGTGTCTTTTTCTCAAACCCATCACGTTTCTAACTCATCCACATGCTTCTTTGATGTGCTGTTCTACCTTGTCACTCCCCCTTCCGTTTctcaataaacaaataaataaaattagtgCCCAACTAATCCTGTTGGGGTATTTCTTTTCTATTTAGATTTTTATATTGAGTTTACCAAGTTCATTCCTTTATAAATCCTTCATCATTGCCCTTTCTTCTCCCCACACATTCAAAATCCTCTCTTTTACCTTTTTATCAGAGACATGGGTTTACAGCGATCTACTATGGCGATGCTCTTGCTGATGATGTTCACTTTATCATCAGCTCTCGACATGTCGATCATATCCTACGATGAAGGCCATCCCGACAAGTCCAAGTCCAGTTGGAGAACAGACGACGAGGTTATGGTCATGTACGAGGAGTGGCTTGTGAAGCATGGAAAAGCGTACAACGGCTTGGGCGAGAAAGAGAGGAGGTTCAAGATTTTTAAGGACAATCTTAGGTTCATCGATGAACATAACGCCAATGAGAGCCACAGTTTTAAAGTTGGGTTGAACCGGTTCGCTGATCTGACCAACGATGAGTACCGAGCCATGTACTTGGGAACTAAGAAATCCAGCAACAAAGTTTCCAAGAAGAGTAATCGTTACGCGCCACGTGTGGGTGAGGAATTGCCGGCATCCATTGATTGGAGGGAGAAGGGGGCAGTGGTTCCTGTCAAAGATCAGGGAAGTTGCGGTACGTGTTCTTTAACTCCTATTGGGTTTTGAGTATTGAACTTTGTTTTAATTACCAGATCATTAATTTTAGTTGGGTCAATGCTATTCTTATTTTTTGTCTTTGATGGATTTTTGTTTGTTTAATGAAAACTACACCAAGTATCGTTTTGTGTTTTGATCTTTATTACCTTTTATTTGTCGACTGGAAATTATTTGTGTCAGTTGTACTTTCGAGGAAACTGTAAAAACTGAAAAAGACATGATCGAACAGATCAGTCCACATGAAGGCTCAGGGCCTACTCCATCCTGAAAACTGAAGTCATGGAAGAGCAATCGTGTTTGGATAAGTTGGCTGGATGTTTGTAGTTTGTacataaatatgaaataattgaatCCAGTGTATTCTAATTGAGAGAATTTCGTATATGTTAAATTGCTCATAAATGTTTTGGTAAGATGTATTTACTGACCATCCGGTTTTGAATGCAGGGAGTTGCTGGGCCTTCTCAACTGTTGGAGCGGTGGAAGGGATAAACCAGATCGTTACAGGTGATCTCATATCACTCTCCGAGCAGGAGTTGGTGGATTGTGATACATCCTACAATGAAGGATGCAATGGAGGGCTCATGGATTATGCCTTTGAGTTCATTATCAAGAATGGTGGTATTGACACTGAAGAAGATTACCCTTACACAGGTCACGATGGCAGATGTGACTCCTACCGGCAGGTAGGTATTTAGTTTCAGGTTCTAAAGGGAACAAAGATGGTGTTTCATCCGGAAGGGATATGATTGCAAACTATATATTTATCTTTCCCTTCCTCATGTCTTTTTTTCTACACCTGCAGAAAATTGCCAAGGTTGTTACAATTGACTCTTATGAAGATGTTCCACAAAATAATGAGGGCGCATTGAAAAAGGCACTTGCGAGTCAACCGGTTAGCGTTGCCATTGAAGCTGGAGGCAGGGCTTTCCAGTTGTATGCATCGGTAAGAATAATGTCCTTCAAAATTACCAGTTACTGCAAAGGCCATATGTTTAGATTAACACCCATGATCCCCATTTTGCATTCGGTCATACTTAATGAAACCTAGAAATGATGATCTTCTCTAGTTGATGTTGTTTTTCGTCACCAGCTTGTCACTTATTGAAACCAAGGATTACAATATCGAATGCTTTGTGGCTAATTACTCTTGACTTTGTCAAGCCTGAGTGACTATTTAGTTAATTTCATAATTGATCACAAAGCAATTATGTCTTTGAAAATGGGGTTTGAATAATGTATTCTACTGTTCTTTTAATGTAGGGTATTTTTAACGGACTATGTGGGACACAACTAGACCATGGTGTGGTTGCTGTCGGATATGGCACAGAGAATGGTAAAGATTACTGGATCGTAAGGAACTCATGGGGTAATCAATGGGGAGAGGAAGGTTATATCAGGATGGAAAGAAATCTAGCCAATACAGCAACAGGCAAATGTGGAATTGCAATTGAGGCCTCTTATCCTATAAAAAATGGTCAAAATCCCCCTAATCCTGGCCCCTCTCCTCCATCTCCAATAAAGCCTCCTACTGTTTGCGATAATTATTACAGCTGTCCTGAAAGCAATACCTGCTGCTGTGTCTACGAGTACTATGGCTACTGCTTTGCTTGGGGGTGCTGCCCACTTGAGGCTGCCACTTGCTGTGACGACCACTACAGCTGCTGTCCTCATGACTATCCTATCTGCAACTTAAATGAAGGCACCTGCTTGATGGTATGATGAAAGGATGATTTTGCTGCATTTTGTTGTTTGAATAGCATATGATCATTTGTTTTTGGCCTATAAGTCATTAATGTTTTTGTTGCTTGCTTGAATTCGTTTTGCAGAGCAAGGGTAACCCAATGGCAGTGAAGGCACTGAGGCGCACTCCTGCTACGCCTTTCTGGGCCCATGGAAGTGTTGGCGTAAAGAACAATGCTTAAGGAGAAGCCTGGGATTTTATGCAGAAAATGATATTACAGGGAGAAGGGAACAGTGCTTGACCGATCTCCTTTGTTTTGTCATACTGCAATCCTTCCTTTCATTCTCATTTCGGCAGATGGATGGTTTATAAATGTTGCGCAGATGCCAACTATGTATATAGCTTCCTAATTAATCCATGCTGCATTTCTGAAACAGACAGAACATTGCCAATTTCTATTGTTTtctgtatatcatgtcattcagcAATAACTTGCAAGAATTGATCTGTCAATCTTATCCTGCTCTTATGGTTAGTTCATTATCATTTCAATATTTTGATAGTCCTGCATGATTTTAAATTTGAAGTGGAAGATATGACAGCATTGGGAACCCTGGTTGCAGGGCATACCTCATAATTTGTTGAATCCTTTTATTTCAATAACATAATAGTATAGATTGATAAGTTGAGGACAATTAGAGGCTGAGCAGGGTATAGTGCCTCGAAACATGGAGTAGAACAAAGCTTATTACTTTTGTCCTCAAATTGCTTGTCACATTCAATCAATTGTTTCGTATAATGCAGGTTCTTTAATGATACCGGTAGATCGCATTAGTTCTACCGGTATTCCTTTGAGAAAGTAACTGATAATTCTTACAATTGaagcattgaatatatttatgcaTGATCAATGTCGCCTATGTTGCAATAAGTACTGCAATTTATATTTAGGTGAGGCTGTGTTTTTTCATCTTATAAAAAGGTAATGACATTAAGAACTCAAGATCAGTCCTTCAGAATTTGTTCAATGCAAACAATCTCTCTACAAAGTTCTGCCTTCTCTCAAGTTTTCTTTGGCAAGccgactctttttttttttttcccttttcctttTTTTCGTAGAAAAACTGAGGCCCCTTCTCTTTTTCCTTGTGGGCTTTGGCTGCTGGAATGGTGGGAGGCGTGGCTCCGGGCCTCCTCGTGGTCTTCCACAATTCTTCGGAGCTGGTCTCCTTTTTTCGAATAGGAATTTCTTGGATCTTGTCTCTGTTTTCGTTGAAGCCTTTGTTCTCATGCTGGTTCGATTTCGGTGCCTCCCAGGACCTTGCCGGTCTCGCATCTCGACCAGCATTAGTGTCACTGAATCAGACGTTCTTCTGGTGGGCTATATTGCCAATGTTTGGTTTCCTTGTCGGCATTGTGGCGATTTGGACGTCTTTTTCGGGCTTCACAATGGCATGCATGCCGTTTGGCCAATTGCGGTAACCTTTCACTTTTTACCGAAGCCCTCTCCATCTCCTCTATACTGTGACGGCGGCGTCGACTGGCAGCAGCTAGTGTTAGTCTTTTGAGACTAGTTATGGTTGGGCCAAACCTTGGGCTTTGTTATATTTTTTTCGGTTTTGTGCTTTTATACTGTAATtggcttttttcttttttagataAATTGTATTCAAGTTACAAGATAGTTATTAAATTatctgaaaattttaatttaaatcgtTGGACtcttaaaattattattgtatgATCTTTGTTCACACAACCTGCACTAATAAAAAGTTTTCATTCCTTTCTCTTTTATAGTTCATCTTTTTCATAAAACAACTTTAAATGTCAATAATATAtaaaccaaaattcaaacaattttCTCTCTAATTTTTGACACTGTAATCTGGGAGTAATCTTCGGTTACAGAAATTAATTTGCCAAATTGGCAACTTCATAAAACAGAACAACAGAAAGAACATGACATAACTAAAAGTTAACAGGTCAAAAAGCATTTTTTTTTACAGGTAGCACCTCTAAAACATTCTGATCTTGACCTTACTGTTTTCCAGACCAAACAGTGCAAGCTTGAAGAAAATTATTGTAACTGATTGTTCACATTTGCTGCAGACTCAGAAAAGGTCTGAACTCTGAACAAGGACATCATGAACATGAACATTCCAATTTCACAACCGTGTTGATAAAAGGACAAAATCAAATGCCAaccaacataaaaataaaaataaaaatctaaagcCTAGAGCACAATCAACTATAGCTAGAATCCTCACAATCAACTTGTCTCCATTGTAGATGATGGTACAGCCCTTTAATCAAGCGAGGAGGTCATTTCAACTCTTCCATTTTATCACACAAATGGAATCGAAGATTAAGAGGGCTGCTAGCAAAACCTCAAAAAATGTAGTCTGCAATTAGTGGAGGCAATCTCTGAACGTTTTTCTTGACTCAAAATAATGGTGTTTTAAGACTAAGTTACTATCTTACCTACTAAAAAGGGACCCTTTGCAACATAAATCACAACTCATTTTTCCTAAGAGTTATATAATAAGACCCAAAATATTGAAAAAGCAAAGGGGATTGGGGACCATCCACTGTGTCGGGTGGGAGGAGGGGCCAGACACCAAATGTCGTACACAACTCAATTCCAACCCCAACTCAATTATCCATCGTCATTTGATATTTCTAGGGGACCATTGCTGGAAGGGACAAGGATTAGACCATTGTGGCTGAACCCCACCCATGCCCTTATTGTGAGAGGCGTTGCCTTCAGCAATTGGCATAACCCATATAATATCTGTCTTGATTATGAAAGCACACAATCGAAAGCTATACGTTCGGAAAATTATATTAACTCCTAAGCTCGCTTTTTAGATCTAAAAGCTCAATCTTGTTTTGTTTAACTTCTTTCATATCACTTCCTTGCTTTTCGTTcctctcttttcttcttcttctgctTCTTAAATCTCGGTTTGCTTGGATAAACACCATTATCATCAACTTCATCACCCTGACCCTGCAACTGCACATTCGTGTGTATAAGGGTTGTTTTTAGTAGTAAACTAATGGAAAATCATACTGAGTTAGTTGGTAAGTCTATACAATATAATCAGCCAGCTTATTACATTTTATTAAGTATTTCTAATATTTTATAGACATGGGCACATGAAAGGGGTGCAAAAACAGCTAAGTGAGCAAAAAGAAGACCAATCATATCTTTTGATAGTAATATAGTTGATTATCCTAATTACTTAAAGCTTTAGAATGTTTTTTCCTCATCAGTCTTTGAGAGGTCCAAATCCTAGTTCTACTACAGCATCATCTTGTAGCACTAAATTAGCTTTTACAGTTCTTGGCTTCTCCTCATCAGCAGCTTCCAATTGATTTGAAGCTTCTATTTTTGTCTCAGCAATGGGAACTTCACCTAACGAACCTCCATTATCGGCCTTTCCTCTTTGGTTTGTATTGTTGGTCTGGTTGATGATGTTTATTTCAGGAGGTTCGCTAACGCTATAAGATGGGATGACAGAAGGCAGCTTGGATAACAAAGCTCCAAGACTGCAAGACACAGTAGGAAGAAGGGGTGGAATTGAccaaaagggtggtcctataatGCCATTTTGTGGGCTGTTCCAACCTAAGTTGATGGACTTGATTGGAGAATCCTCGGGTCTTTCTTCGATCAATCTTTTTGTTCCGCCAAACTGGCGTTTGTCATCATGAcagatggttgttgtttcatggtGTTCAGGCATCTGGTTATTTGGTTTAAGGGCGTACGGATGTTGAATCGGCAAGTATGGTCTTTGAATGGCGAATACACCAGGTATACTCTGGAGATAGCTGAATTTCCTCTGTACGCTGATCACCAGATTAAGATCTTCCACCATCTGAAAAACCCCATCACTCATTGACTGACTTAAAAGCCAAAAATAATATatccaaagaaaaaaaagggaaaaagaaagggagaCCTTGTCCAATGAACCAAGTTGAATGATCCCTTCTCTGACAGAAATGATGGCAATTGTCTGTAAATCAACAGAAACTTTAATGAGCTTTTGAATGGAACTACGGCAGCGGTTCTTACAGTTAGAATTCTCTTTTCACATTGTTTACTTTCTGTAGTTACCAACCTGAATGCCTGAATTGAACTGTGATGTCCATGCCTTTGGCTGCTGCATAAAGGATAAAAAAAGAAACTGGTAAATCAGATT is part of the Gossypium arboreum isolate Shixiya-1 chromosome 5, ASM2569848v2, whole genome shotgun sequence genome and harbors:
- the LOC108453363 gene encoding cysteine proteinase mucunain-like — translated: MGLQRSTMAMLLLMMFTLSSALDMSIISYDEGHPDKSKSSWRTDDEVMVMYEEWLVKHGKAYNGLGEKERRFKIFKDNLRFIDEHNANESHSFKVGLNRFADLTNDEYRAMYLGTKKSSNKVSKKSNRYAPRVGEELPASIDWREKGAVVPVKDQGSCGSCWAFSTVGAVEGINQIVTGDLISLSEQELVDCDTSYNEGCNGGLMDYAFEFIIKNGGIDTEEDYPYTGHDGRCDSYRQKIAKVVTIDSYEDVPQNNEGALKKALASQPVSVAIEAGGRAFQLYASGIFNGLCGTQLDHGVVAVGYGTENGKDYWIVRNSWGNQWGEEGYIRMERNLANTATGKCGIAIEASYPIKNGQNPPNPGPSPPSPIKPPTVCDNYYSCPESNTCCCVYEYYGYCFAWGCCPLEAATCCDDHYSCCPHDYPICNLNEGTCLMSKGNPMAVKALRRTPATPFWAHGSVGVKNNA
- the LOC108450787 gene encoding uncharacterized protein LOC108450787, which encodes MEAGLPMLNCLLQHTLRSLCSYSDSSSSSSSSKWVYAVFWRILPRNYPPPKWDYGGSALDRSKGNKRNWILVWEDGFCDFHECERAGSGYVKGRFGADIFFKMSHEVYNYGEGLVGKIAADNSHKWVHKEIPNENDPGFISSWNMSIEPQPKAWTSQFNSGIQTIAIISVREGIIQLGSLDKMVEDLNLVISVQRKFSYLQSIPGVFAIQRPYLPIQHPYALKPNNQMPEHHETTTICHDDKRQFGGTKRLIEERPEDSPIKSINLGWNSPQNGIIGPPFWSIPPLLPTVSCSLGALLSKLPSVIPSYSVSEPPEINIINQTNNTNQRGKADNGGSLGEVPIAETKIEASNQLEAADEEKPRTVKANLVLQDDAVVELGFGPLKD